A DNA window from Maribellus comscasis contains the following coding sequences:
- the menC gene encoding o-succinylbenzoate synthase, which yields MINASVSKRTLFFKQPAGTSRGVLTEKEVYFLTLFEKENPSKRGIGEIAPLPKLSPDALPNLEEILTELVKKINRGEEIPASELDDFPAVRFGYETALKGLETGSPVLLYPTEFTQGEKGIPINGLIWMGTKDFMVKQVEEKLAAGFTCLKLKIGAIDFESELDILRSIRKRFPVEQLEIRVDANGAFPAEKALFILEELATFNLHSIEQPIKAGQIYEIKKLCKETPLPIALDEELIGISALKEKEQLLDEIQPQYIILKPTLTGGIKASEEWISLAEKRGIGWWVTSALESNIGLNAIAQWTATLKTNNFQGLGTGALFTNNVKSPLYVSEGYIRYNSNENWDLKLL from the coding sequence ATGATAAATGCATCGGTTTCAAAACGAACGTTATTTTTCAAACAACCCGCAGGGACTTCGCGCGGCGTGTTAACCGAAAAAGAAGTCTATTTTCTTACACTTTTTGAAAAAGAAAATCCATCAAAAAGGGGGATTGGCGAAATTGCTCCGCTTCCCAAATTAAGTCCCGATGCCCTTCCAAATCTTGAAGAAATTTTAACAGAGCTCGTCAAAAAGATAAATCGCGGAGAAGAAATTCCCGCTTCTGAATTAGATGATTTTCCGGCGGTGCGTTTTGGTTACGAAACAGCTTTAAAAGGCTTGGAAACGGGTTCTCCGGTTTTGCTTTATCCCACGGAATTTACACAAGGCGAAAAAGGAATTCCTATCAACGGGTTGATTTGGATGGGAACCAAAGATTTTATGGTAAAGCAGGTGGAGGAAAAACTGGCTGCCGGTTTTACCTGTTTAAAATTGAAAATCGGAGCCATTGATTTTGAGTCGGAACTGGATATTTTACGTTCCATTCGTAAACGGTTTCCGGTTGAACAATTGGAAATTCGAGTGGATGCCAACGGCGCATTTCCTGCTGAGAAAGCACTTTTCATTTTGGAAGAACTGGCCACTTTTAATCTTCATTCCATTGAGCAACCCATAAAAGCGGGGCAAATTTATGAAATAAAAAAACTGTGTAAAGAAACACCGCTTCCGATTGCGCTTGATGAAGAGTTGATTGGAATTAGTGCACTCAAGGAAAAAGAGCAGTTGCTGGATGAAATTCAGCCTCAATATATTATTCTGAAACCGACACTTACCGGTGGAATAAAAGCTTCTGAAGAATGGATCTCCCTGGCTGAAAAACGAGGAATTGGTTGGTGGGTAACGTCTGCTCTCGAATCAAATATCGGGTTGAATGCCATCGCTCAGTGGACGGCAACTTTGAAAACAAACAATTTTCAAGGCTTGGGAACAGGAGCATTGTTTACAAATAACGTCAAAAGTCCGTTGTATGTTTCGGAAGGGTACATTCGTTACAATTCAAATGAAAATTGGGATTTAAAATTGTTGTGA
- a CDS encoding AMP-binding protein, whose amino-acid sequence MNVEIKGLTVNNQYFTKTELLRFCESEIATGSAPGWKLDVYRFILDFLGDSTTIQQQTSGTTGAEKTIELSKIAMLTSAQNTVDFFHLKEGDWAVLCLPVQYIAGKMMVVRALLAGLNLKLIHPTGTPDFAGIGHIDFCAMVPMQATHLLEKNLWPNIKTLILGGAETGSDLLAQLQQVETQVFETYGMAETSSHVALKKLNGKDVEDTFTALPDVQLSTDERDCLVIETTYLPGKIITNDRVEMVSPNKFKWLGRFDNVINSGGIKIQPETLEKQFEDILQKTCTVLAFPDELLGQKMVLVVETSEKVISEEILEKLALHFDRKLLPKAVFFVAEFPRNKSFKIDRKALSKLVLKF is encoded by the coding sequence ATGAACGTGGAAATAAAAGGATTAACCGTAAACAACCAATATTTTACAAAAACAGAATTGCTCCGGTTTTGTGAAAGTGAAATAGCGACTGGCTCAGCGCCCGGCTGGAAGTTGGATGTTTATCGTTTTATTTTGGATTTTTTGGGCGATTCAACAACAATTCAGCAGCAAACATCTGGAACAACCGGAGCAGAGAAAACGATTGAACTTTCCAAAATCGCAATGCTCACTTCTGCCCAAAATACAGTTGATTTTTTCCACTTAAAGGAAGGCGATTGGGCTGTGCTTTGTCTGCCGGTTCAATACATTGCCGGGAAAATGATGGTGGTTCGTGCTTTGCTGGCCGGATTAAATTTAAAGTTGATTCACCCCACAGGAACGCCTGATTTCGCTGGAATTGGCCACATCGATTTTTGTGCAATGGTTCCCATGCAGGCGACACATTTGTTGGAGAAAAATTTGTGGCCGAATATAAAAACGCTGATTCTGGGTGGTGCAGAAACCGGTTCGGATTTGTTGGCTCAGCTTCAGCAAGTGGAGACGCAGGTTTTTGAAACTTATGGAATGGCAGAAACCTCTTCGCATGTTGCCTTAAAAAAACTAAACGGCAAAGATGTAGAAGATACGTTTACTGCTTTGCCCGATGTTCAGCTTTCAACCGATGAGCGGGATTGTTTGGTAATTGAAACGACTTATCTTCCTGGAAAAATTATTACTAACGACAGAGTAGAAATGGTTTCTCCTAATAAATTCAAATGGTTGGGGCGCTTCGACAATGTGATTAACTCCGGCGGAATAAAAATTCAACCCGAAACTTTGGAAAAACAATTTGAAGACATTCTGCAAAAAACATGTACTGTTTTAGCATTTCCCGATGAGCTGCTGGGACAAAAAATGGTGTTGGTTGTAGAAACTTCTGAAAAAGTAATTTCTGAAGAAATTTTGGAAAAATTAGCGCTACATTTTGATCGGAAACTGCTTCCCAAAGCCGTGTTTTTTGTCGCAGAATTTCCTCGAAATAAATCGTTCAAAATCGACCGAAAAGCCTTGTCGAAACTTGTTTTAAAATTCTGA
- a CDS encoding 1,4-dihydroxy-2-naphthoate polyprenyltransferase — translation MEKLKFWIEAFRLRTLPLALSSAILGSFLAYANGQFSPLVFGLAISTTIFLQILSNLANDFGDSQHGTDNANRVGPERSVQSGKISKKEMKRMIVVFIILSFISGGLLIFSGIKTANAGMMILFFVLGIASIVAAIKYTVGKNPYGYSGFGDIFVFVFFGLLGVCGTFFLHTNQFEPLLLLPAASIGFLSAGVLNLNNMRDIKNDTASGKRTLVVRIGSQNAKVYHALLIILSPVLSLIYVIKTWQSVYQLMFLLSIVPLGFHLYEVFKNHVPDKLNNQLKVLALTTFFFSVSYSLGVFLVK, via the coding sequence ATGGAGAAGTTGAAATTCTGGATAGAGGCTTTTCGTTTGCGGACCTTGCCATTGGCATTGTCAAGCGCAATTCTGGGGAGTTTTCTGGCGTATGCAAACGGCCAGTTTAGTCCCCTGGTTTTTGGATTAGCCATTTCTACCACTATATTTTTACAAATTCTTTCGAATCTCGCCAACGATTTTGGTGATTCGCAACACGGAACGGATAACGCCAATCGCGTAGGGCCGGAGCGCTCTGTACAATCCGGTAAAATTTCCAAAAAGGAGATGAAACGGATGATTGTGGTGTTCATTATCCTGTCGTTTATTTCCGGTGGTTTGTTGATTTTTTCTGGAATAAAAACAGCCAACGCCGGAATGATGATTTTATTTTTTGTTTTGGGAATTGCCAGTATCGTTGCGGCGATAAAATATACTGTTGGAAAAAATCCCTACGGATACTCGGGTTTCGGAGATATTTTTGTGTTTGTTTTTTTTGGATTACTGGGCGTTTGCGGAACGTTTTTTCTGCATACAAATCAGTTTGAGCCGCTTTTGTTGTTACCGGCTGCTTCGATTGGATTTTTGAGCGCAGGGGTTTTGAATCTGAATAACATGCGCGATATTAAAAATGATACCGCCAGCGGAAAACGAACTTTGGTGGTTCGCATCGGTTCGCAAAATGCAAAAGTTTACCACGCTCTGCTGATTATTTTATCGCCGGTTTTATCGCTGATTTATGTAATAAAAACCTGGCAATCGGTTTATCAGTTGATGTTTTTACTGTCGATTGTGCCGCTTGGTTTTCATTTGTATGAAGTGTTTAAAAATCATGTGCCTGACAAATTGAACAACCAACTAAAGGTGCTGGCACTCACTACTTTTTTCTTTTCCGTTAGCTATTCATTGGGAGTTTTTCTTGTAAAATGA